Part of the Geobacter pickeringii genome, CCTTCACCTCGGAGATGGGGGGAAAGTGGACGGAGCGGATCTGGTCGGATACGGGGAACTTCACGGCGGCCTCCCGAATGCTGCCTCTGTTACGGCTTCAGCATGATGAATCCCGTCTGCCGGCCGGTCTCCCCGCCGTCACGGCGATAGGAGAAGAAGAGCTCCGGCGCGCACGAGACGCACTGGCCGCTCGTCTCAATGTTGCGCTCCGGCACCCCCGCTGCGGCCAGCTGCAGTGCGTTGGCCTTCGCCAGGTCCAGTTGCCACCGTGAGACCTCCTTGATGGCGGCAATCTCCTCCCACGGGTGCCCCCCCCTGCGGAAGGCATCGACCACCGGCCCGTCCACCTCGTAGCAGCATGGGCCGATGCCCGGCCCCACCGCGGCGAGGATATCCCGCGGATCGGAACCGAAGAGATTTATGAAGGCATCGACCCCCTTGCGGCAGATGCCGGCCGCGGTCCCCTTCCAGCCGGCGTGGAGGGCCGCCGCCACCCCTTTCACCGGGTCGAGGAGGAGCACCGGCACGCAGTCGGCCACGCAGACCCCGATCATCACCCCCGGCTGATTGGTGATGATGCCGTCGGCCTCCAGCTTCTGGAAGTAGGAGTAGTCGGGATTGGGGGCATCGATGACCAGGATGTCGGTTCCGTGCACCTGGTTCACCGTCACGAGCCGCTCGACATCGGCGCCGAAGCCCCGGGCAAGGATGCTCCGGTTCCCCTCCACCGCATGGGAGGAGTCGAGGGTGTTCGTCCCGAG contains:
- the pgeF gene encoding peptidoglycan editing factor PgeF: MEMKRADKVHYLEPALFTAAAVSAHGFTTRHEGVSRPPYNSLNLGTNTLDSSHAVEGNRSILARGFGADVERLVTVNQVHGTDILVIDAPNPDYSYFQKLEADGIITNQPGVMIGVCVADCVPVLLLDPVKGVAAALHAGWKGTAAGICRKGVDAFINLFGSDPRDILAAVGPGIGPCCYEVDGPVVDAFRRGGHPWEEIAAIKEVSRWQLDLAKANALQLAAAGVPERNIETSGQCVSCAPELFFSYRRDGGETGRQTGFIMLKP